The DNA sequence gtTGAAGTAGGGGATTCTGAAGAACAAgtcttgggctgggggtgtgactcaagtggtagaccacttgcctagcagcctagaaagcatgaagccctgagatcaaaccccagtaccaccaccaaaaaaaaaaaaaaaagggtctcaATTGGCCACTGCTGTTCCCTCTAGACCTCAGCCCCCATCAACAGTGGGGACCCCCCCCACACCATACTGGAGTGATTCCAACTCAAAGGACACCCAGAGCTACCATCTGGTGAGCCACTGCTCCTCTTAGGGCGGGTGGCTGAGAAGGCCAGGGACTGGGTTGTGATGATAAGTTATCATCCTTTATGATTCATCCATTTCTTTTGCTCTCTTAGGTATCTGCCAGTTTTTCCAACTGACCCTACCCAACACTCCCCTGCACCCTTTCCCATAATTCATGACATCAAAACACCGGCTTTCCCCTTTATCCTTGAGACTCAGGAGGGCCAAAGcaacagcacttttttttttttttttcctcttccctctcccctatCACGGGTTGAAGGAAGGTCTCCATTCTTATTGTTCAGAGGCATCAACTCACTCTCCCCTAAGTGAGGCTGAGAAGGAACCAGCCAGCTCTTACCTCCTCCtggttgtttttctttcccatcccaatttattttttgtttccccTTGACCCTCTACCTCTGAAGCCATTTTATGAACTGTCATGTGCCACCTGAGCCtccagtaaaaacaaaaacaggcttTCCTGGTGTCTTGGTCTCTGCCTCTTTTCTGTTTTAGAGAATCAGGGATCTCTGGTAACTAACTTCAGAACCAGAGGGGAAGGCCCCTCCTTGTGCAGTGTGCAGGGCCTGGCCTTGACTCCTTGCTCAAGTGTCCATAGCTGTGCAGCTTTGATGAGTGCCATCATTACTGAGATTCACTGTCCCCATCTGTCAAATAGGGATGTCACCTCCCCTGTAGTGCCCAGGTGCTTGTGGCTACAGTTTATTGAACATTTGCTATTAAAGCAATAAGTAGAAATGGAAGTGGGGTGGAAGGAAAAAAGGTCTAAAAGATTCTGAGGCCTCGTGCCCAGGCAGGACAGATAAGGAGGATGGGGAGCAGGCAAGGGAATAGTGGTCCCTGTGTCAGCCCACCCTCCAGTGCCTCCATGACAGAACACTTGTCTTCATATACTGACTTTATAGATGaatctatatatacacatttataataCAGCAGCTCTTTGGTTTCTGCTCCCTATTCCTTCTTCAGGcatatacaaaaataatgaaagactcCTCTCAGCCAGTGTTTACAGGCAGCCTTTCAAGTCCCCTGTTGCCCTTAGTTGGTCAAAAGCCTGTCATGATGATCCAGGATGGGAGCAAAGGAACAGAGGGGCCCCCACTTGGCAGCCTTGAGGAGTAAGTGGGATAGGGTTCCAAGGCTAGATGTGGGTACCTGCTGTTCCTTCTTGCCACATGTGGGTAGATAactgttgtgtttgctcttgccTTGGAAGGCTGAGCCtgcagggagggagaagagactAGACTTTGGGAGAGTGTGTCCTTTGCCCTGGAGAGGTCAAGACAGAACCCCCTTCACCCAGTCTATGTGCCAAGAATTCGGTAAAAATGCCAGATGGTGGAAGGAGTCAAAGGTGGTGGGAAACTTGACTTCTTAATCTCACGTCCTGTTTCTGTCTGTCCCACTGAGGAAGTCAGGCTAGTACCTCCCCTCCTGCAAtcccccttctctaaaggggatGAAAGTATTCTGGAGCTGAGTCTAGGTGCGGGcagcagggaagagggagaagagtggTCCATTCCAATGGCCACGGGCTAACCACAACACATAAATAATCCAAGAGAGTCACACGAGGGGAATGAGGGGGTGCTCAGACCACCCTTCCCTCTAGCTTCCCAATTCTACCAGACTGCAGGTTTTTTCTCCACCCTGGAAGTAATGGGGAAGAGAGGGTTAAAGTGCTGCAGAGGAAAGGAGGGGGCTCTGGGAGGTGGAGAAGCTTGTTCTCCCACTCAACCTTGTGCCTCAGTCATTCTCATCTGGCCCTAAGTACTCAAGTTCTGTGCTGGGTTTCACCTCCTGCTCTAAAAGAGAGGGTGTCCGGCGGAAGGCAGCTGAGATCTGGTCGAATGTCCGGCCTCGGGTTTCAGGCACTTTTAAGAAGGTGAAGATGAAGAAGCCAAGCAGGAGGACCGCAAATAGAAGGAAGACGTAGGGACCCATTGCCTCCTGGGACAGGTGGAGAAAAAGGTGTTGacagaggggtggggagggaaggggtagTCTCAGGCAAGACGAACTAAAGCTGAGGATACTACAGAAAGCAGGTGGTTCCTTCAAGGGGCAATGCAAATGACCAGAAATGAAAATTTGCACTGAGAAAAGGATTCTCAGAACCCTaactttgctttagtttttcaccTTCAGCCTGAGTTACTACACTTGGAGTAGATTCCCAGCCATTTGTAGTATTAATATGAAGCTTATAATTTTATTCCTGGTCTAAAGTTATGCCACTGGTTTGTTTGAAAGACACTTCTGTTGCCATTCCAGCTAGTTCTGCCTTCTCCTTTGAATTTGATCAGCTCCACCACAGTGATGCAAGGACCAATAGTTGGGAGTTGGGGATCCTTGACTGGAAATCAATGGGCTAGCAATGGATTGCCCCCCTCTGGCCTCTCCCAGTGTGGGAgattgggggaggaggggaggaccTACCGCAACATACTGGAAACCCATGCCAACGATGAAGTTGCACGTCCAGTTGCAGAAACCAGCCACAGCCATTGCTGCAGGCCGGGGTCCCTGGCTGAAGAGCTCGGCCACGATGAACCATGGGATGGGGCCGGGGCCAATCTCAAAGAATGCCACAAAGCCAAAAATGGCCACAATGGAGACATAGCTCATGGCTGGAACCCGCTCCTAAGGGAAGGTGGGAAATTTGGTTCAAGTCTTTTGGATCTTCCTTGCCCTTTGGCCCAGGAGAGAACTGAAATCTACAATTTACCCCTCCTAGCAGCTTGTGGAGGACCCTACTGCCCTGGACTAAAGTGGACTCgggagaattatttttttcttttttcagtactggggattgaaccctgagTCTGGCATATGCTAGGTAAGTGATCTACCAcccaagccacacctccagccctatttttggtttttcaaagtAGCAGCAGAGTTTTATTGAGAGTGAAATCAGGAAAGTACATTTCCCCAAATAAGCAGGGGAAGCAGGCTCTAAATGAGTTGGCTTACGAGCAGCACTTGGAGCTCAAGAGCCttggttttgagatagtgtctcactaacttttggcacaggttggcctcaaattcaagtaactgggattatagatgtgtgacAACATGCCCAGCTCCCTGGAGCATTTCTGAGCACTGATCACAGACATTTAAGTGGATGGTCACCCCAAATGGATTCAAAGAATAGAGAATGTTCTTGTCTCAGCTCCTATGATGGTTGATACCCCTTTGGCTCTGAAGCTGGGTCTTTAGGAATTACTGTTCCTAAGGCTTTACAGGGTTCTCTCTTCTGGCTGCCAGACTTGTGCTACCTTCCAGAATAGGCCCAGCGCAGCCTGGGTCCCTCAGGAGCATAGACCATACTCCCTGCTGACTCTGGAGCCAAGCATCATAGTCCTGGCACGCAGGCCAACCCCAGGATTGAAGGCATGAATGTTATGGTGTGGCCCTGGCTAGCCACAGAGCCTTTTGGGCTTGTTCCCATGTGTTGGGCTACTGGCCCTTCCAACTCCCCAGGTCTTACCAGCAGGAGCAGAGCCACAGTCATCAAGATGGCACAGCCACACATGCCTGCCAGGCCCAGGAGATGTAGTGTCCGACGCCCAGCCCTCTCCACCAAGAGCACCTGTAGGGAGAGACAGGGCTTGGCAGGGGGGTCTTCAAGACACAGGAAGAGAGAGGGCTTGGGTGGGGGAACCAAGAATAGGACCTCCAGAACACCCAGGGATGTGAAGCCAGTGGTGCAGGCCATCACTCAGGGAGGCAGTTACCGAGACCAAGGTGAAGACAGTGTTGACCACACCAGCTCCTATGGTGGCATAGGCTGGCTGGCCCACCCCTGCCGACTCGAAGATGCTGGTTGAATAATAGAAAACCTAGAggtgaaggagaagaaaaggtgaTGGCAGAGATGTCCTGTCCTCCACTCCAGCCACAAGAACATGGATAGACCCTGGGTATTAATGGAGAAGGAGGCTGCTCCATACGTACAGCATTGATGCCTGAGAGCTGCTGGCTCAGCTGAAGCACAACTGCAATGACCAGGGGCTGCCGGTGGGTGCGGCTGCCCAGGAGCTGGAGCAAAGACAATGGCCGCTCACGCTCCAGCTTCCGCTTCTCATCCTTCAGCTCAGCCAGTACATCAGACACATCAGCCCAGCCTGTCAAGCGCTTCAGACCTGGGGATGGAGAAGGTCAGGCCTGATGGGGCCTGAGAGGAAGCCAGGTGCTAGCAAGACAGGGTAGAGGCATGGGCCTGGGGTAGACAGGGTGTGAGCTCACTCTTTCGGGCAGGCCCCTCCAGGTTCCGGATGATGTAGAGGTAGCGGGGGCTTTCGGGGCAGAAGGGCAACAGGACCAGCTGCAGGAGGGCAGGGAGCACTGTGATGCCCAGGAGCAGTGGCCATAGGGTGGCAGTGCCCAGCATGGACTCCAAGCCCAGCACCTATGGGAGAAGGTTGGGAAGAAGGGCAGGTGACTCAGGGTTCCTATCTAACCCTGGAGGTCCATCCTACCCCCTGCCTGGACCCCCACAAGGTCAACCTTATTTACCTGGGCGATCAGAATGCCAATGACAATGGCCAGTTGGTTAAGTGTCCCCAGCGCACCCCGAAGGTGAGTGGGGGCGATCTCCCCCACGTACATGGGCACCAGTCCTGATGTTAGCCCTGGGCataggggaaagagagagggctGAGGGCTGCATCCCACTCCTATTCAGGAGCCCAGGCATGGCAAAGGAGAGCAGGGTACAGCACAGGGCTGTGGTGCCAATGGATACCTGAGTAGGCGCCAATGAGGAACCGTCCAAGAATGAGTACCTCATAGGAGGCAGAGGCATTGGCCAGGCCCATGAGTGTGCCCCCTAGCACCGCCAGGACATTATTGGCCAGCATAGCCCTTTTCCTGGTAGGCAAAGAGTGGGGCTGTAAATGTTAGTGCGCCCATGCTTCCTTCCTACTCCCACCTCCCTTGCCCTCCAGTCCCATACCTTCCCAGCCACTGAGAGATGATGCCAACGAGGAAGGAGGAAATCATACCGCCCACAGAAAAGATGGCCACAGAGAGAGCCCAGAGAGTGGTGAGGGTGCCTGGCGGGATGGAGCCAGGTCCCTCAGGCCCCTGCCTCCCCAGCCATGTTGCATTGTAGCTCTGTTCAATCACCTGGAGGGAACAGCATGGGAGTGATTCCCTGCAGACCCTTCCCTTTCCACCACCCCTGAGGCACACCTATCCTACTAGCTGCAGGCCCCTCACCTTCTGTGGGGCATTGATGACCCCAATGTTGTAGCCAAACTGCAGGGAGCCGAGCACAGCTGAGAAGACGGCGAGGACCAGGGTCCCAGTCACTCGTTGCTGAGGGGGTTCCCCATCCTGGAAAGGCAGAAGCATAGAGAGACATGTCACATAGAAtcatgctttctttccttccttcagggGCTCAGGCCCAGTTGGAGCCTAAGTATGCTGGGTGCCATCCAACATGCTGGTGGAGAGAAAGTGGGCCATATTAGGAATTGCAGAGATCTCAATGTAAACAAGAGCACACACAATCCAACAGCGACAGGAGCATGGATGAGAAACTGGATGTTTGAATCCACAGGCAGAGAAATATTTGAGGATCTAAGTCTTAAAATTCCCCTGTGACCTTGGGACAGGTTCAGAtttgtatgaccttgggcaagtcactgctCTATTCTGAACTGAGCATAGGTTTCCTCTTCTGTGAGGTGATGTTGCCCCCCCGTGATATTTTCACCTGTGAGTGAAAGCGTGAAAATCAAAACCAGATGTTAACAGTAACTGCAACAGTACTGGTTTTATAAACGACAAGTTTATTGTTATCATCAGCCACTGTCCTCTTCCCTGCCTTCTGGTGGTTCTCTCAGCCAGTTCCAGAAGGCCAACAGGTCCAAGAAGGGCAATCCCAAAAAGGACATCCAAGTCATTCCATTGGGGTGGCCTTCTATATTTCTGCTTTTGCCTCCCTTCGGCTTCTAAGCTGCAACCAGGAGCAGGGGGCTGTGCCGGGATTTTGCCAGAGAGAACCATGcccagaggaagagggagggatggTGGCCTGAGGGGCGGTGGCAGTGGTTGCTGCTCGCTGGCGGCACAGAGTGTCTCCAAACGGAAAcctgagctgggggaggggggggtgTGACACTCCCCTCTGCCCCTCCACCCACCGCAAGGCCGAGAGAAAGTTCAGCGTCCGGGAGGACAGccaggagtgggggtggggcccACAGAATGCCTCCGGTCCTCGAAACACTGTCCACGAGCCTGGACAGACGGACAGCTCCCGGAGGGCGAGACTCATCCGGATCTGACTTCCCAAGATGGACGGAGGGCAGGGTGTCCCCTAATCCAGCTCTATGAACCGCATTTGTAAGAAAGGAGACCAACTCCGGACTCTGTAGAATCCAGCTGCGGCCTGGACCCCGGAAAAGTACCCCGTACCCACTCTGTCTCTTGGCAGAATTGGAATCCAACAGTCACGGGTTGTCTAGGCAGGGTATAAATAGCCAGCCCCCCCACCTCCATCCCCTGCGCCTGCGCAGGAAACGCCCCCTAGCTGACCCTAACCACGACCCTAACCAAGAAAAGCCAGACCTGTGCCCCGTCCCGCCCTCGCAATGCTGAACCCTACTTCAGAGCCGATCTGTTGGAAGCCCGATGGCATCTTGTCTTAGAAGAGCTGGAGGTGCACGGAACTGGAATGATGCGAAAGGCAACAGAGCAATCTGTGGCCCTCGTCCGGCGGGCAGAGGACGCGGGGCCACAGAGGGCCCCAAGCGATGTGTGGAGGGTGGGCCTGGTGGGACCCACAGTCACAAGCCAAGGAGCCCAGGAGTTGCGGGACTCCCAGGGATCTGTCCGAGTCGGGCTACGGGAAAAATTACTAGGAGCTGGTTCCACCTAACTCTCGCCCCTTCATGGGCCACGCCCTTCACAACACCCATTGGCCAGGAGCCGCACACCCCAGGAGGCCACGCCCCCTCCTGGAGTATGGGGCCTTTTGGCTCCAGTTAGTAGGGCTGGAGGGTGAGGCCATGTCCTTGCTGGACCAGGCGAGAAACGCCCCTCAGGTTCCCGCCAGCTTCAGGCGGAGAAGTTTTCCAAGTAGGGTCCCAAGGAACAGAAGGCTTCGCCCAACCGCATGTGAGGACTCCACCCGCCAGCCACGATCTCCGGTTGCAGAAATTTCTTAAGTCCAGCGCCGTGGGTCGGGCTTGTGGGGTCGAAGAGGAGGGAATGGGCCAGGTGTGCTTGCTTTGGGAGAGGGGAACTCCAATGGCATGACACCGAGCGCGCGAGACGGCGCGCGGGGTGAGTGAGGAACAATGCCCCGAAGTAACCTGGAGTGGctatttttagcttccacattAGGCGCGGCAAAATGTCAGGTCCCGGGTGTCCCGGCCTGTCCCGAGCGGGGGAGGGCTGGGAAATGGAGCCTTAAAGATTTCGCTACACGCTTCCCACGGGAGGGTTAccggggtggtggggggagggtgggcGGGGCAGGAAATTCCGTTCCTACTGGGTCTGGTGGCCTGCACCATGGTCCTGTCTTTGTGTGCATCCCTAGTCAGGGCACTGCCTACCGGCCCTTCCTGTACACATATTCCCTACGTTGGTTCCTGAAGGTGGCCCAAGGGACAGGTGCATACGCCGACTATGCCATCAACCCTGAAGTCCCTGAGCCGCCACGCATATGCTGGCCGCGTGGACGACATGCTCTGCAAAGCCTGAGCCGGGTTTGGATCCCCAGCTAAACCCCAGCGGAGAGGGCACGACCTAGTGTCGGCGGGTCTCGAGAGGTAAACCCGACGCCCCGAGGGTAGAGTTCAGAAAAAGGGCCTCAGAATTGCGGGGCTGCAGTGCCACCTGGAGAGAGAGCGAAGAACCGCAGCGGATTGGACTACGGTAGCCTTTCGCTGGTGATTGCTTGCGGTTGCACCTCCCTAAGACTTCTGTGGCATTCAACCCGCGCCTCTCTGGAGCGCCAGATCCAGGTGTCCAGGTGCCTGGATGGGGCAGTTCACATGATCAGCATGATCAAACACTGTACTCCTCCTAACTTTCTCATCCCAGTGAGTTAGTCAGCCAGTCACCCCTATAGTGGAAGTCTTGGTTCATTCCTCTTGTCCCTCTGTCACTGCACCACACACAATCCCACTGGTGTTTTGACCTCCTCTCTCTCACTT is a window from the Castor canadensis chromosome 11, mCasCan1.hap1v2, whole genome shotgun sequence genome containing:
- the Slc2a4 gene encoding solute carrier family 2, facilitated glucose transporter member 4 isoform X3; protein product: MISSFLVGIISQWLGRKRAMLANNVLAVLGGTLMGLANASASYEVLILGRFLIGAYSGLTSGLVPMYVGEIAPTHLRGALGTLNQLAIVIGILIAQVLGLESMLGTATLWPLLLGITVLPALLQLVLLPFCPESPRYLYIIRNLEGPARKSLKRLTGWADVSDVLAELKDEKRKLERERPLSLLQLLGSRTHRQPLVIAVVLQLSQQLSGINAVFYYSTSIFESAGVGQPAYATIGAGVVNTVFTLVSVLLVERAGRRTLHLLGLAGMCGCAILMTVALLLLERVPAMSYVSIVAIFGFVAFFEIGPGPIPWFIVAELFSQGPRPAAMAVAGFCNWTCNFIVGMGFQYVAEAMGPYVFLLFAVLLLGFFIFTFLKVPETRGRTFDQISAAFRRTPSLLEQEVKPSTELEYLGPDEND
- the Slc2a4 gene encoding solute carrier family 2, facilitated glucose transporter member 4 isoform X2 — translated: MPHRRKRAMLANNVLAVLGGTLMGLANASASYEVLILGRFLIGAYSGLTSGLVPMYVGEIAPTHLRGALGTLNQLAIVIGILIAQVLGLESMLGTATLWPLLLGITVLPALLQLVLLPFCPESPRYLYIIRNLEGPARKSLKRLTGWADVSDVLAELKDEKRKLERERPLSLLQLLGSRTHRQPLVIAVVLQLSQQLSGINAVFYYSTSIFESAGVGQPAYATIGAGVVNTVFTLVSVLLVERAGRRTLHLLGLAGMCGCAILMTVALLLLERVPAMSYVSIVAIFGFVAFFEIGPGPIPWFIVAELFSQGPRPAAMAVAGFCNWTCNFIVGMGFQYVAEAMGPYVFLLFAVLLLGFFIFTFLKVPETRGRTFDQISAAFRRTPSLLEQEVKPSTELEYLGPDEND
- the Slc2a4 gene encoding solute carrier family 2, facilitated glucose transporter member 4 isoform X1; translated protein: MPSGFQQIGSEDGEPPQQRVTGTLVLAVFSAVLGSLQFGYNIGVINAPQKVIEQSYNATWLGRQGPEGPGSIPPGTLTTLWALSVAIFSVGGMISSFLVGIISQWLGRKRAMLANNVLAVLGGTLMGLANASASYEVLILGRFLIGAYSGLTSGLVPMYVGEIAPTHLRGALGTLNQLAIVIGILIAQVLGLESMLGTATLWPLLLGITVLPALLQLVLLPFCPESPRYLYIIRNLEGPARKSLKRLTGWADVSDVLAELKDEKRKLERERPLSLLQLLGSRTHRQPLVIAVVLQLSQQLSGINAVFYYSTSIFESAGVGQPAYATIGAGVVNTVFTLVSVLLVERAGRRTLHLLGLAGMCGCAILMTVALLLLERVPAMSYVSIVAIFGFVAFFEIGPGPIPWFIVAELFSQGPRPAAMAVAGFCNWTCNFIVGMGFQYVAEAMGPYVFLLFAVLLLGFFIFTFLKVPETRGRTFDQISAAFRRTPSLLEQEVKPSTELEYLGPDEND